TAGCCACGGTTGGCTGCATGAGCACTGTTAAGCCAAGGCCATGAAATTGATCTGTATGTGTCGCTTGCTAGCACCCAGTGTTAGCCGTGTAACTACAGTCAGCGTTCATTTATTAGTTACTTATTAGAAAGGTAAGCATTACAGGACGTCTGAAATTTATCGTGCATGTGTAGATAAGTTGTTATCATGCGGACGTTAGCGCTCTTAATCTACCAGCCACTTAGTCCCGTTTCTCCGTGTTGATATGTAGTGTAACATTAGACAGACTGCTAGCTGTAATCAGGTTTAAATTCCACAGTGTTAGTAACTTGGAGTTGGAGTAACTCTCCTCTGTAATCATGTGACCTGACCACTGGTCCAGTATGAGTGCTTCTATTCATAACAGACTGGAGATGCATGGGATCTCTGATTTTTATCTGCAAAAACTACAATGCATGATTTATAAAGCAGCTTATTCCTCTCTGTCTTTATTCTTTCCAGAGACTGGGATGGTATCATGGAAACAGCCAATCATCAAGAAGGAGAGGCGGCGGCAGTGAAGATTGGTGATAGCCCTTTAGAGAGTAATCAACCTGGTAAATAAGCTACGTAATCACTCTTTGAAGCTTGTCTAATTTTAATCTTCATCACTTACATCACacgttggtttttgttttcattgtagctgactCATTGGCAGCCTCCTTCTCCCTTTTGGAGAATCACATGTTTCCTGATTCAGTAGAGAGTAATGGGAGCGCCGCTGTTAGCAGAATCGAGCCTTTGAATTCGCACCCACCAGATGTTTCGGCAGAGCATCTCGGTTTGGATGAGAAGCCTCCTTCTGACCAAGTGATGAAGCTAGAGCCCGAAGAGACAGAAACCGAGTGCCAAAACAACGCGTCCACGCAGCCAACTGATGGAACAACTGAAGATGATGCCACTGACAATGACCAGAACGACTCTGGGGAATTTGTTGTAACAATGCTGGCCAAGGCCAAGCTTGAAGAACAAGGTATAGGTGTGAAGGGGAGGTCGTCCCCGCTGTTGGAGGCAGGCACACTGGAATCTTCGTCATTTACATCTCATCGCGATGAGGATGTTACAGCTGACAGCTGGCGGCAGCAcaggaaacatgtttttgtgctaAGCGAAGCCGGTAAGCCCATTTATTCCCGATATGGCAGCGAAGAGGCTCTTTCATCAACAATGGGAGTGATGATGGCGCTGGTGTCTTTTGTCCAAAGTGGAGATAATATCATTCGCTCAGTCTACTCAGGTAAGAATGTTGGGCGTCGGCCAAAATGCAAATTTGAACAGATTTTTATCTATGATGGTTTTTTCCAGCCACTTTCATGTTCATATTCACTACGTTAAAAggaaatctgactttttttaaacacaccaaCAAGAGCAAGTGTGGCTCTGACTCACTGTACAGGGCAAAATTGTTGCCAGCTGGTCAAAAAGCTCCTGGACCATAGAGAACAGTATCTGAAATATAATAAGCAGTGCATTCCctgtattgttttattttgagaaCAGTGAGTTTAGGGGATCGGTGGTATCCTTAGGAGCagttttagttttcattgattgtttttttgtgttgttttttttctgacatttgctcatgttttttcccccttccctCAGACGAGCACACCGTAGTGTTCCTGCAGAAAGGGCCCCTAGTTCTGGTGTGCGTCTCCAGCAGTCATCAGTCTGAGCAGCAGCTGCGGGGAGAGCTCCTCTATGTCTACTATCAGATCATCAGCATGCTCACTCAGGCCAGTATATCCCGCATCTTTGAACACAAGAAAAACTACGACCTGAGGAGACTCCTAGCGGGCTCAGAAAAGATCCTGGATGGTCTCCTCAACTTGGTGGATTCTGACCCCAGCTTCCTGCTATCGGCAGTGCACTGCTTGCCTCTAGCCTCCTCTCTCAGGGACTCTCTCAGCCAGATCCTGCAGAAAGCTATCACACCCAATCTCGTTTTCTCCATCCTCATCGCCAAGAACCAGCTTCTAACCATCGTCCAAGAAAAGACAGTCATTGAGGACTCGCGGCTGGAGCCTGCTGATGTTCACCTTCTGCTTAACCTCATTGGAGCTTCCTCTGCCTTTCAGGCTGGCGAGATCTGGACCCCCATTTGCCTCCCGCTCTTTAATCCTGACTGTTACTTTTATGCATACATTTCTTACCTGGACCCTCCAGAATGCACTGTTTGTTTGCTGCTGCTCTCGACAGACAAAGAGGCTTTTTACTCTGTAGCTGAGTGCAAGAGAAAGATAGAGGAGGCTATGATGGCTCAGAACTCCCTGAGCCTCATTGCCAAAGCTCAGACGTACAGTGTGAGCCAGGTGGGCGTCTCAGACCTCAGACACTTCATGTACAAGCCCTTTGATGTGCCAGACAACTACCGCCAGCTCACTCAGTTCAccaggtgtgtgtttgtttgtgtatgcTTGCTGTCCTTGCAGTTGCATAAGGCTGATATGAGCCTAAACTagagtttaaaaatgcaaacatgccGAGTGTTTGCGCTGCATGTTAGTTAGTGATATTTGTCTtgcataacattttattatctTCTAGCTGTGTAGAAGTTTAAAAACCTTTTGCTGCTAATGATAATAATCATGTGTGAGAAGTACAAAAGTGCCCACTAAGATATTTTTAGGCAACATTGTCCTGTCGGTGTTAGAAATGGAGTTTTAATAGTTTACAAATCAAGcattgtgtgtttctctttccaCTACAGTGTTATTGAACatgttttgggtgttttttgtgtgtaactTGTGTCCTATGATGATTTTCTGTATGTAGCCCAGAGATGGAGGCACCATACAGCAgtgaagaggagaaaatg
This DNA window, taken from Astatotilapia calliptera chromosome 5, fAstCal1.2, whole genome shotgun sequence, encodes the following:
- the mon1bb gene encoding vacuolar fusion protein MON1 homolog B isoform X2, with the translated sequence MIGCQERNCMRRRSGGTLVKGMYEDSKTVMSFCYEPTTREWGGAGLTDASERADWSAEVVIRDSGCRLRDWDGIMETANHQEGEAAAVKIGDSPLESNQPADSLAASFSLLENHMFPDSVESNGSAAVSRIEPLNSHPPDVSAEHLGLDEKPPSDQVMKLEPEETETECQNNASTQPTDGTTEDDATDNDQNDSGEFVVTMLAKAKLEEQGIGVKGRSSPLLEAGTLESSSFTSHRDEDVTADSWRQHRKHVFVLSEAGKPIYSRYGSEEALSSTMGVMMALVSFVQSGDNIIRSVYSDEHTVVFLQKGPLVLVCVSSSHQSEQQLRGELLYVYYQIISMLTQASISRIFEHKKNYDLRRLLAGSEKILDGLLNLVDSDPSFLLSAVHCLPLASSLRDSLSQILQKAITPNLVFSILIAKNQLLTIVQEKTVIEDSRLEPADVHLLLNLIGASSAFQAGEIWTPICLPLFNPDCYFYAYISYLDPPECTVCLLLLSTDKEAFYSVAECKRKIEEAMMAQNSLSLIAKAQTYSVSQVGVSDLRHFMYKPFDVPDNYRQLTQFTSPEMEAPYSSEEEKMRLLDLYRYMHGRIHSTSRPLKLIYHVAERETLLAWVTSKFELYTCFSPLVTKACAITAITKLLRWIKKEEDRLFIRYPPKYSTTPNPSKSSRGGKSDQQDSTDNGFLSLL
- the mon1bb gene encoding vacuolar fusion protein MON1 homolog B isoform X1 — translated: MMFTYGEERQSDVTWYAGRLLHHVHNRAFQHQHSEVKQIFCYEPTTREWGGAGLTDASERADWSAEVVIRDSGCRLRDWDGIMETANHQEGEAAAVKIGDSPLESNQPADSLAASFSLLENHMFPDSVESNGSAAVSRIEPLNSHPPDVSAEHLGLDEKPPSDQVMKLEPEETETECQNNASTQPTDGTTEDDATDNDQNDSGEFVVTMLAKAKLEEQGIGVKGRSSPLLEAGTLESSSFTSHRDEDVTADSWRQHRKHVFVLSEAGKPIYSRYGSEEALSSTMGVMMALVSFVQSGDNIIRSVYSDEHTVVFLQKGPLVLVCVSSSHQSEQQLRGELLYVYYQIISMLTQASISRIFEHKKNYDLRRLLAGSEKILDGLLNLVDSDPSFLLSAVHCLPLASSLRDSLSQILQKAITPNLVFSILIAKNQLLTIVQEKTVIEDSRLEPADVHLLLNLIGASSAFQAGEIWTPICLPLFNPDCYFYAYISYLDPPECTVCLLLLSTDKEAFYSVAECKRKIEEAMMAQNSLSLIAKAQTYSVSQVGVSDLRHFMYKPFDVPDNYRQLTQFTSPEMEAPYSSEEEKMRLLDLYRYMHGRIHSTSRPLKLIYHVAERETLLAWVTSKFELYTCFSPLVTKACAITAITKLLRWIKKEEDRLFIRYPPKYSTTPNPSKSSRGGKSDQQDSTDNGFLSLL
- the mon1bb gene encoding vacuolar fusion protein MON1 homolog B isoform X4; the protein is MCAMKIWERVVEARLKREKAFRCIISATAAPIHVLHVYLRFVSSSFCYEPTTREWGGAGLTDASERADWSAEVVIRDSGCRLRDWDGIMETANHQEGEAAAVKIGDSPLESNQPADSLAASFSLLENHMFPDSVESNGSAAVSRIEPLNSHPPDVSAEHLGLDEKPPSDQVMKLEPEETETECQNNASTQPTDGTTEDDATDNDQNDSGEFVVTMLAKAKLEEQGIGVKGRSSPLLEAGTLESSSFTSHRDEDVTADSWRQHRKHVFVLSEAGKPIYSRYGSEEALSSTMGVMMALVSFVQSGDNIIRSVYSDEHTVVFLQKGPLVLVCVSSSHQSEQQLRGELLYVYYQIISMLTQASISRIFEHKKNYDLRRLLAGSEKILDGLLNLVDSDPSFLLSAVHCLPLASSLRDSLSQILQKAITPNLVFSILIAKNQLLTIVQEKTVIEDSRLEPADVHLLLNLIGASSAFQAGEIWTPICLPLFNPDCYFYAYISYLDPPECTVCLLLLSTDKEAFYSVAECKRKIEEAMMAQNSLSLIAKAQTYSVSQVGVSDLRHFMYKPFDVPDNYRQLTQFTSPEMEAPYSSEEEKMRLLDLYRYMHGRIHSTSRPLKLIYHVAERETLLAWVTSKFELYTCFSPLVTKACAITAITKLLRWIKKEEDRLFIRYPPKYSTTPNPSKSSRGGKSDQQDSTDNGFLSLL
- the mon1bb gene encoding vacuolar fusion protein MON1 homolog B isoform X3, whose product is METANHQEGEAAAVKIGDSPLESNQPADSLAASFSLLENHMFPDSVESNGSAAVSRIEPLNSHPPDVSAEHLGLDEKPPSDQVMKLEPEETETECQNNASTQPTDGTTEDDATDNDQNDSGEFVVTMLAKAKLEEQGIGVKGRSSPLLEAGTLESSSFTSHRDEDVTADSWRQHRKHVFVLSEAGKPIYSRYGSEEALSSTMGVMMALVSFVQSGDNIIRSVYSDEHTVVFLQKGPLVLVCVSSSHQSEQQLRGELLYVYYQIISMLTQASISRIFEHKKNYDLRRLLAGSEKILDGLLNLVDSDPSFLLSAVHCLPLASSLRDSLSQILQKAITPNLVFSILIAKNQLLTIVQEKTVIEDSRLEPADVHLLLNLIGASSAFQAGEIWTPICLPLFNPDCYFYAYISYLDPPECTVCLLLLSTDKEAFYSVAECKRKIEEAMMAQNSLSLIAKAQTYSVSQVGVSDLRHFMYKPFDVPDNYRQLTQFTSPEMEAPYSSEEEKMRLLDLYRYMHGRIHSTSRPLKLIYHVAERETLLAWVTSKFELYTCFSPLVTKACAITAITKLLRWIKKEEDRLFIRYPPKYSTTPNPSKSSRGGKSDQQDSTDNGFLSLL